In Candidatus Nitronauta litoralis, one DNA window encodes the following:
- a CDS encoding MoxR family ATPase encodes MTQEIEVLTQQVREQSGFIQEIFHEMERVVVGQRYLIERLVLSLLTGEHVLVEGVPGLAKTTAVKTLADTIHASFKRIQFTPDLLPADLIGTQIYQPRTEEFVIKKGPVFANIILADEINRAPAKVQSALLEAMEERQITIGGETFALESPFMVLATQNPIEQEGTYPLPEAQVDRFMFKLKIGYPTKEEEKKILQRMGNSSNHRPRVKAVVHPEQVVKAREVIDTIYIDENLQDYIVNLVTATRDPSSHGLKSLAPLIQFGASPRASIFLNRVAKAYAFMQTRGYVVPQDIKSIALDVLRHRLILSYEAEAENLTADDVLKQVFDTVEVP; translated from the coding sequence ATGACCCAGGAAATTGAAGTTTTGACCCAGCAGGTCCGCGAACAGAGCGGATTTATTCAAGAGATATTTCACGAGATGGAGCGTGTGGTGGTCGGCCAACGCTATCTGATCGAACGGCTTGTGCTAAGCCTGTTGACTGGAGAGCATGTCCTGGTAGAAGGTGTACCGGGTCTTGCAAAAACTACCGCCGTAAAGACTCTGGCAGATACTATCCACGCCTCGTTTAAACGCATTCAATTCACTCCGGACCTTCTTCCTGCCGATTTAATCGGGACCCAGATATACCAGCCACGTACAGAAGAATTCGTGATTAAAAAGGGACCTGTATTTGCCAACATAATTTTGGCAGACGAGATCAATCGAGCACCAGCGAAGGTGCAGAGTGCCCTTCTCGAAGCTATGGAAGAAAGACAAATCACCATAGGTGGCGAAACTTTTGCCCTGGAATCACCATTTATGGTTCTGGCGACACAAAACCCGATTGAACAGGAAGGAACCTATCCCTTACCTGAGGCTCAGGTAGACCGTTTCATGTTTAAACTCAAAATCGGTTATCCAACCAAGGAAGAAGAAAAGAAAATTTTGCAGCGGATGGGGAATTCCTCAAATCACAGGCCGCGTGTCAAAGCGGTTGTCCACCCCGAACAAGTTGTGAAGGCCCGCGAGGTTATCGATACGATTTACATCGATGAAAATTTACAGGATTATATTGTAAACTTGGTAACCGCAACCCGAGATCCGTCCTCACATGGCTTGAAATCCCTGGCACCATTGATTCAATTTGGAGCCTCACCAAGAGCATCGATTTTCTTAAACCGGGTTGCCAAGGCCTATGCCTTTATGCAAACCCGAGGATATGTCGTCCCACAAGATATCAAATCCATAGCCCTGGATGTTTTGAGGCATCGTTTGATTTTATCTTATGAAGCCGAAGCCGAAAACCTGACCGCGGATGATGTTTTAAAACAGGTTTTCGATACTGTTGAGGTT